The genomic stretch TCCGCCCCCGCCGCCTTCTCGCCCTTCTTCTCCTTCACCGGGCCGCCGGGCACCCATCCGGCGTCCGCGAGGAGCGCCTGGGCCTCCGCGGTGTCCTGGTCGCCCAGGGCCCCGCTGTTGTCGGCGTAGGCGGCCTGTCCGGCCAGCGCCAGATGGCTGCCGACGGGCTCGGCGGGCAGCCCCAGCGGCTTCAGCACGACCCTGGCGAGCTCCTCCCGGTCCAGTGCCCGCGCCACCGCCCGGCGGACCCGTTCGTCGGCGAGCGGGCCGTCCGCGCCGTTCAGAGCGAGCTGGGTGAAGGCGGGCTCCAGCGACCGGCGCACCTCGAAGCTCTTCAGGGCCTGCTGTCGGCGGTCGTACTTCGTCAGCGCCTTGGGCCGCTCGGCGGCCCGCTTGCCCTCGGGGCCGGACAGCGGAGTGCCGCTGTTGCGCGGGGTGCTCGTGCCCTGGGCGCCGTGGCGGGCGGGCGGCAGGCCGATGCGGCGGACGGTGTCGGGGTCGATCTCGGCCAGGTCGAGTGTCCCGGCGGCCAGCGCCTGGGCCCGTTCGTCGCGCGGCACCGCGCGCAGCACGATCTCGTTCAGCTTGGCCGGGCTGCCCCACCAGCGAGGGTTGCGGGCGAGGGTGATCTCGTCGTCCTTGCGGTCGATCTTCCGCACGGCGAAGGGCCCGGCGGTGACCTTGAGCTTGCGCCGGGCGCCGTCGTTGAAGGAGTCCGGGGTGCCCATGACGTCCTTCGGGTACAGCGGGGAGAACAGCGAGCGCCAGTCCCCGTAGGGGCGGGCGAAGGTGACCTTGACCTCCAGGTCGTTGGCGCCCCGCTCGATGCGCTGGATGCGCTCGTACCCGGCGTTGCGGGCGGTCCAGTACGCCGAGTCCTTGCCGGACAGCGCCCGCCACTGGGCCGCGAAGTCGGCGGCGCCGATCTCCCGCCCGTCGCTCCAGACGGCCTGCTGGTTCAGCTTGTACAGCACGACCTGCTTGGGCTCGGTCTCGACGACCTTGGCCGACTCCAGGTAGTCGGAGTTGATCTCCGGCCGCCCGTTCTCGTCGAGGCGGTACAGCGAGGGCAGCACGGCCTGCGCGACCCGGGTGGTGGTCGCGTCGGCGTCGGCCTGGAAGGTGTTCAGGGTGTCCGGCACGGTGTCCACGGCCCAGCGCAGGGTGCCGCCGTCGGCGAGCAGGGAACGGGCGGCGGGGGCGATGTCCTGCCCGGCGAGCGGCCGGCCCGCGGGGTCCTTGGAGGCACAGCCGGACAGCGCCAGGGCGCCGGCGGTGAGGAAGAGCACCGAGCGCGTCACAGCACGCGGTGCAGGGCCGTCGTAGGACATCCGCTTACCTCCGGGAGCCGCGGGAGTTATGATCACGTTTGGCGGTATATGGAGCTGATCACATCTATGCGGCCACTGAAGAGGAAAGGGTTCGGCAACGGAGGGCGACACGGCGAGCGACGCCGGGAACCCCACCCGTGCGGCGCAACGCACCAAGGGATGCACCTACGCGCCTCGGCCAATCGGTGCACGTCCCTTCACAGCGACAGGTGTGACGCGCAACACTCGCAGGCGCATGAACGTTGCCACCCACGGCCGCACGGCCGACGGAAGTGAGGTCACGTCATGTCCGTGCACGACGACCTGATGTCAGTCCAGCGGTGCCTCGACGACCTGAACCGGTCGGTGAGCCGTCTGGAGCAGCAGCTCGGCAGCGGCGGTCTGGACATCCGCCGCGTCCGTACCGACTGCGATCACCTGCGCGAGAGCGTGGCCATGCTGCGGGCGGCGGCCAACACCACCACGCCGCAGAAGCGCCCGGATCTCGTCACGATCCCGGACACCCCGTACGACGACTCGCTGTGGATCGACACCGACGACGAGGGTCTCGGCGCCCGGGACCGGCGAGCACCCTGAACCCGAAACCGACCGGAGTCAGACTTGGCCACTGGTACGGAACCCCCCGACACAGACCCCCATCCGTCCGGCGGCGTACACACCCGTACGCGCGCCGCGATCACCGCCCCGCATCTGCGGACCGACCGCTGGTGGCTGGCGCCCGCCGCCACGGCGGCCGGTCTGCTGGCGTTCATCGTGTACTCGACCTGGCGCGCCTTCGCCAACGCCGACTACTACGCGGCGCCGTACGTCTCGCCGTTCTACTCCCCGTGTCTCGCGGAGAACTGCGAGCCGATGAAGAACGGGCCCAACTGGGAGATCTTCGGGAGTTGGTGGGGCATCTCCCCCGCCATCCTGATCCTGATCTTCCCGCTCGGCTTCCGGCTGACCTGCTACTACTACCGCAAGGCCTACTACCGGGGCTTCTGGGCCTCGCCCCCGGCCTGCGCGGTCGCCGAGCCGCACCAGAAGTACACCGGTGAGACCCGCTTCCCGCTGATCCTCCAGAACATCCACCGGTACTTCTTCTACGCCGCGATCCCGGTCGCCGGAATCCTCACCTACGACACGGTGCTGACCTTCCGCGACGAGCACTACGAGTGGGGCCACATGGGCCTCGGCACCCTGGTGTTCCTCGTCAACATCGTGCTGATCTGGGCGTACACGATCTCCTGCCACTCGTGCAGGCACATCGTCGGCGGCAAGCTCAAGCACTTCTCCAAGCACCCCGTGCGCTACCGGATGTGGCAGTGGGTCGGGAAGCTGAACGCCCGTCACATGCTGCTCGCCTGGTCCTCGTTGGTGAGCGTGGCGCTCGCCGACTTCTACGTCTTCCTTCTCGCGTCCGGTGCCTTCGACGATCCGAGGTTGTTCTGATGTCCGTGGTGGACCGGCAGGAGTGGGATGTCGTCGTGATCGGCGCGGGCGGCGCGGGCCTGCGCGCCGCCATCGAGGCGCGTGAGCGCGGCGCCCGTACGGCGGTCATCTGCAAGTCGCTGTTCGGCAAGGCGCACACGGTGATGGCCGAGGGCGGGATCGCGGCCGCGATGGCCAACGTCAACGAACACGACAGCTGGCAGGTTCACTTCCGCGACACCATGCGCGGCGGGAAGTTCCTCAACCAGTGGCGGATGGCCGAGCTGCACGCGCAGGAGGCCCCGGACCGGGTGTGGGAACTGGAGACCTGGGGCGCCCTGTTCGACCGTACGAAGGACGGGAAGATCTCCCAGCGCAACTTCGGCGGCCATGAATATCCGCGGCTCGCGCATGTCGGTGACCGCACCGGCCTGGAACTGATCCGCACCCTCCAGCAGAAGATCGTCTCCTTGCAGCAGCAGGACTTCAAGGAGACCGGCGACTACGAGTCCCGCCTGAAGGTCTTCCAGGAGTGCACGGTCACCCGGGTCCTCAAGGACGGCCCCCGGGTCTCGGGCGTCTTCGCCTACGACCGCGAAACCGGCCGTTTCTTCGTCCTCGAAGCGCCCGCCGTCGTCATCGCCACCGGTGGCATCGGCAAGTCCTTCAAGGTGACGTCGAACTCGTGGGAGTACACCGGCGACGGCCACGCGCTGGCGCTGCTCGCGGGAGCGCCGCTGCTCAACATGGAGTTCGTGCAGTTCCACCCGACCGGCATGGTCTGGCCGCCGTCGGTGAAGGGCATCCTGGTCACCGAGTCGGTGCGCGGCGACGGCGGGGTGCTCAGGAACTCCGAGGGCAAGCGGTTCATGTTCGACTACGTCCCGGACGTCTTCAAGGAGAAGTACGCCGAGTCCGAGGAGGAGGGCGACCGCTGGTACGACGACCCGGACAACAACCGGCGGCCCCCTGAACTGCTCCCCCGCGACGAGGTGGCCCGCGCCATCAACTCCGAGGTGAAGGCGGGCCGCGGCTCCCCGCACGGCGGGGTCTTCCTGGACGTGTCGACGCGGATGCCCGCCGAGGTGATCAAGCGCCGACTGCCGTCGATGTATCACCAGTTCAAGGAGCTGGCGGACGTCGACATCACCGCGGAGGCGATGGAGGTCGGGCCGACCTGTCACTACGTGATGGGCGGGATCGCGGTGGACTCCGACACGGCCGCCGCGCGCGGGGTGCCGGGGCTTTTCGCGGCCGGTGAGGTCGCGGGCGGGATGCACGGCTCGAACCGGCTCGGCGGCAACTCCCTGTCCGATCTCCTGGTGTTCGGGCGCCGGGCGGGCTGGCACGCGGCCGAGTACACCGCCGCCCTCGCCTTCGAACGCCCCGAGGTCGACGACGTCCAGATCGACACCGCGGCGGCCGAGGCGCTGCGCCCCTTCTCCGCGGAGAGCCCCGACGAGGCCGCGCCGGAGAACCCGTACAGCCTCCATCAGGAACTCCAGCAGACCATGAACGACCTGGTGGGCATCATCCGCCGCGAGGGCGAGATGGCGCACGCGCTGGAGAAACTGGGCGAGCTGCGGGTACGGGCCCGCAGGGCCGGGGTCGAGGGGCACCGGCAGTTCAACCCCGGCTGGCATCTGGCCCTGGACCTCAGGAACATGCTGCTGGTCAGCGAGTGCGTGGCGCGGGCCGCCCTGGAGCGCAGCGAGTCGCGCGGCGGCCACACCCGCGAGGACCATCCGACGATGGAGCGCGTCTGGCGCAACATCAATCTGCTGTGCCGGCTGGCCGACCCCACGGGTGGTCTGGCGGCGACCGATCCCGAGCGCGGCCAGATCGACCTCACCCGGGAGACCACCGACCCCATCCGCCCGGACCTGCTCGCCCTCTTCGACAAGGAGGAGCTGGTCAAGTACCTCGCCGAAGAGGAGCTGTACGAGTGAGCAGCTACGAGGCCCGCTTCAAGGTGTGGCGCGGTGATGTCGGGGGCGGCGGTCTGGAGGATTTCGCGGTCGAGGTGAACGACGGGGAGGTCGTCCTCGACATCATCCACCGCCTCCAGGCCACCCAGGCCCCCGACCTCGCCGTCCGCTGGAACTGCAAGGCGGGCAAGTGCGGTTCGTGCTCGGCGGAGATCAACGGCCGGCCGCGGCTGATGTGCATGACGCGGATGTCGGTGTTCGACCGTGCCGAGACGATCACCGTGACGCCCCTGCGCGCCTTCCCGGTCGTCCGGGATCTCGTCACCGACGTCGGCTTCAACTACACCAAGGCGCGCGAGGTCCCGGCCTTCGTGCCGCCGGAGAAGCTCGGCCCGGGTGAGTACCGGATGATGCAGGAGGACGTGGACCGCTCGCAGGAGTTCCGCAAGTGCATCGAGTGCTTCCTGTGCCAGGACACCTGCCATGTGGTCCGCGACCACGAGGAGAACAAGCAGGCGTTCGCCGGTCCGCGC from Streptomyces davaonensis JCM 4913 encodes the following:
- a CDS encoding succinate dehydrogenase/fumarate reductase iron-sulfur subunit, producing MSSYEARFKVWRGDVGGGGLEDFAVEVNDGEVVLDIIHRLQATQAPDLAVRWNCKAGKCGSCSAEINGRPRLMCMTRMSVFDRAETITVTPLRAFPVVRDLVTDVGFNYTKAREVPAFVPPEKLGPGEYRMMQEDVDRSQEFRKCIECFLCQDTCHVVRDHEENKQAFAGPRFLMRVAELDMHPLDAAAESGLDRKSTAQDEHGLGYCNITKCCTEVCPEGIKITDNALIPLKERAVDRKYDPLVWLGSKIRRRSV
- a CDS encoding fumarate reductase/succinate dehydrogenase flavoprotein subunit, with amino-acid sequence MSVVDRQEWDVVVIGAGGAGLRAAIEARERGARTAVICKSLFGKAHTVMAEGGIAAAMANVNEHDSWQVHFRDTMRGGKFLNQWRMAELHAQEAPDRVWELETWGALFDRTKDGKISQRNFGGHEYPRLAHVGDRTGLELIRTLQQKIVSLQQQDFKETGDYESRLKVFQECTVTRVLKDGPRVSGVFAYDRETGRFFVLEAPAVVIATGGIGKSFKVTSNSWEYTGDGHALALLAGAPLLNMEFVQFHPTGMVWPPSVKGILVTESVRGDGGVLRNSEGKRFMFDYVPDVFKEKYAESEEEGDRWYDDPDNNRRPPELLPRDEVARAINSEVKAGRGSPHGGVFLDVSTRMPAEVIKRRLPSMYHQFKELADVDITAEAMEVGPTCHYVMGGIAVDSDTAAARGVPGLFAAGEVAGGMHGSNRLGGNSLSDLLVFGRRAGWHAAEYTAALAFERPEVDDVQIDTAAAEALRPFSAESPDEAAPENPYSLHQELQQTMNDLVGIIRREGEMAHALEKLGELRVRARRAGVEGHRQFNPGWHLALDLRNMLLVSECVARAALERSESRGGHTREDHPTMERVWRNINLLCRLADPTGGLAATDPERGQIDLTRETTDPIRPDLLALFDKEELVKYLAEEELYE
- a CDS encoding ABC transporter family substrate-binding protein, which produces MSYDGPAPRAVTRSVLFLTAGALALSGCASKDPAGRPLAGQDIAPAARSLLADGGTLRWAVDTVPDTLNTFQADADATTTRVAQAVLPSLYRLDENGRPEINSDYLESAKVVETEPKQVVLYKLNQQAVWSDGREIGAADFAAQWRALSGKDSAYWTARNAGYERIQRIERGANDLEVKVTFARPYGDWRSLFSPLYPKDVMGTPDSFNDGARRKLKVTAGPFAVRKIDRKDDEITLARNPRWWGSPAKLNEIVLRAVPRDERAQALAAGTLDLAEIDPDTVRRIGLPPARHGAQGTSTPRNSGTPLSGPEGKRAAERPKALTKYDRRQQALKSFEVRRSLEPAFTQLALNGADGPLADERVRRAVARALDREELARVVLKPLGLPAEPVGSHLALAGQAAYADNSGALGDQDTAEAQALLADAGWVPGGPVKEKKGEKAAGAEKERKKGDKDESSGEDEGTYIVGEDDKAPAEADREKKRHDLKQQGGAQGAYAPKGTAAPKKDSAGAAAGALAKDGKALTLRFVLPSGSGSQTLRTVAERIRRMLDRVGIRTELSKVADESYFKDHIASGEYDLALYSWPASAFPATDARPIYAKPVPAADGSLNVEQNYTRVGTDQVDQLFDQALSTLNESESRGLIRKADSRIWASAGSIPLYQRPQLTAARKNLANTGAFGFRTPVYEDMGFLRKGARPAAGPTKK